The genomic window tgcaccactgttacaatggtGTTGGGGTTGAgaggggcctggagatttttcatcctccaaaggggggccccacagaaaaagactgaggaCCACTGCTTTAGCTGGTCCCCAAGCCTGAATAAAGGGGGAGGGATGGAAttgggacattaaaaaaacaagaatCGACAGagtatttgtagttctaaacatatttagggggtttttatactcactttttgtctctagcacaatgttattcctctcttGTGCATcatcattacaattacatgcacatttccaACTATGCACATTAGGTGATGATGTTATTTAGCAACTTGTACAACTTTTAGGGCAGACAATAGACGCTTTcgttactgaggagttggaaacactgcttTTAAGAACCATAACAGGGCTGTAGAACtgtttcatgcaatttttcatccAGTTTGTAACATAGGTAAGTTAACATCTACAGGTTACAGCAGGCTGTGGAAGAGAAAATTACTAATAGTAAGCAtgccttttgttttctttttatctgTTTACCATTTCACTTTCAGTCTTGTCATTGCAATTCATCAGTTTGTTAGTGTTTAGGCATTTTATAGCCTGCATCATTTTAGGCCCTAGATTACACCACCCTGTCATaaaatatttgttgtttatgtttttgtgaataaTTTTCTCTTTGTCTTAGGAATTTCCCAAAAAAAGGTTCATGACACAAGAATTCAAAGAGCAAAATGCTTTGGAGGTCGATGGACGCTTACTCTGCCAGCATTTTCTTTGGGGAAGATGCATCAAGGTACAATAGATTCCCATATGTTTACAagaatacacacagaaatgtGCTGTCAGTTTTAAGTCTTGAATGgagattattattttgtattatattaatagatttattttcctgtttttttgttttgttttgttttttttatccatttcctGCAGGGTGATTTGTGTCAACTGGAGCATGTTCAAGGTTACAATGGCCTCATCAAGGAAGTGTGCAAATTTTATGTGCAAGGATTCTGCTTGAAAGGGGACAGTTGTCCATACATGCACAATATCCTTTAGTACAGgggtggcaaactcattttagttcaggggccacattcagctaaatttgatctgaagtgggccgaaccaggaggataataataacataatatgtatatatatatatatatatgtatatatatatatatatatatatatatatatatatatatatatatatatatatatatatatatatatatcatgtcaactccaaacttttctctatgttttagagcataaaaagtaaatttacattatgaaagggtttacatctacaaactatcctttcaaaagatgtgaagaacatgaacaaactgaaaaaataagtataattttaacaatattctgcctcagtttatcatttacacatgtacattataacttacagatcacagtggatctacaaacacacaaaacatttaataacaggcagaatattgttaacattacacttctcttaagaagtttcaggttgttcaaatttgttcaggtgattcactttttttgtgaaattacactttgttttagtgtaaatacatgaaaatatttacatttacaaagagaaaaatttggagttgtcattatttacaggggttggacaaaataatggaaacaccttaaaacatcaacaaaatataatttcatatggtgtaggtccgccttttgcggcaattacagcctcaattctccgaggtattgattcatacaacttgtgaattgtttccaaaggaattttaagccattcttcagttagaataccctccaactcttttagagacaatggTGGTGGAAAtagacgtcttacttgaatctctaaaactgaccataaatgctcaataatgttgaggtctggggactgtgccggccatacgagatgctcaacttcattagaatgttcctcatgccattctttaacaattctagctgtatggattggggcattatcatcttgaggtgaaggtgtttccattattttgtccaacccctgtagatagatagtattttactggtctgacccacttgaaattgaattggtctgaatgtggaacctgaactaaaaggactgttaatattttagtgtaatttttgcatttcacaaattcatcctaagggccggactggaccctttgttgggccggatttgtcccctgggccgcatgtttgacacctgtgctttagtagTAACTGTAGGGAACAACACTGTACTGTTAACTCCCTTTCTAAGGTTTCCTTTACTAAGCGGCACAGTCTTTCCCCTGCAAGTTTTTCCACAAACACGGAAGGTGCAACAGAGGAGATTGCAAATTTTCCCATGAACCGCTGACTGACGTCACTGAAAAACTGTTGGATGAGGTGAGTGTGCAGATATCCAGTCTGGGTGCTTAGAACATGTTGATATGCAGCGTGGTGTCCTGAAAAGGATGTTTGTCCCCCTGCAGGCAATAAAACGGTCAAATGACCTTATTGAACTGGTGAAGAAAGCTGAACAGGAGTCTGCAGGACAGTCAGAAAACACCCAGGGGTCTGAAATAACAGAGACTAACACCACTGCTGACTGGTTCATACAGCCTGTCAGGTAAGCACAACCATGTGGAAATAAATTCACAGAATCTTCCTGTTGTTGCCCTTATTCTGAAAAAGACAGTTTTCCAGGTTAGCTGCTTTCATGGCAGCTAATGAAACTGAACATTCTACTTtcatttattattacctccgccaggaggtattgggatcactgtgctttgtgtggttttttttttgtttgtttgtttgttagcaactttacgggaaaactattccaaccatctttaccaaattgtacccacagataggcctaggccctgggaccaacccattaaattttgggccaagtaggccaaagttcaaggtcagaAAATCTGGAatgttcctatctctcatcattgagcaatttttgaaaattcataaaaaattcaaaatgactccaattaatctccaatttgatccacccgtagcttagaacaatatcttgtatctggcacaaaattgtccacatccactgtggaatgtggactctgtggacatttacatttaacattgaaaatcccatttaccacacatttttcattataactcaacaaatattgattggaattgaatataatttgacatacacatgactggtaccaagcttcaacttcgtATGAAATATCGTTCTTCTTTCTGCACCAACTGGCATAAAAGCAgtcgtttaaccctttatagttcactcatagacatacgctgaaattcaacatttcaaccttagtgttttTGGAGGAAACAACAAGACTGTATTTACCTACAACgacagggaggttatgttttcatctgggtttgtctgtttgtttgtttgtttgtttgtttgtttgtttgtttgtttgttgttagcaagataactcaaaaagttatggatggaattggatgaaattttcagtaaatgttgatactggcacaaggaacaaatgattacattttggtggtgatgggggggctgatctgccttggcggagatctgcgctctccgagtgcttttctagttactccTGTTTACGTGTAGCGAAGCTTACTCTGAATCGGATTGTTTTGGGTGTGCATCTGTTCTAACATGAATGGAAATGAGAATATGCCTTCAATGTCATTTCATATTTACCTCAGATGTTAGCAGGCGGTATCAAactacattagaactaaacaacacCCACATTAAATGTTGTAATCACCCCTCAGCTGCCCCTTTTGACAATGTGGGCTGCCTTGCACCTACACCGCCCTCTACTTCCCTCACCTCATATGTTTCTCCTACCTGCCCCCATGACTATGCACTGACCCTGAAAGTTTCTACAGAGACAGTGGGAGTCAGAGATGATATGTAACAAAAGCTCAATTTAGTGTTAGCTTTAGCAGAATTACTTTCCTTTATCATCTGAAGTTTGTTGGTGTCTGGCGCTGTCTTACATGAAAGCAGtagttctcaaactgtggggcgggccccctagggaggcgtgaaggcttgccaggggggcatgggaCCACTCctggatgtttttttcttcttcaggttcgaacatgtatcaggtggaactaatgttttagcgtgggagcaccctggactcattttagggacgtacaacaaacaaatccactgccatggtgatctgtgactagactaaataaagagtttaggtttggagaaggGACAAAGATTTAACTGGAAAAGAAATATGTGCAATGTGTCTGTTTTTGCactgtttgtacagtttgcactttaatgttctgtaaTATTGTACCAAATGGAAAGCACTGTGGTGACTTTAAGTGTTTTAAAGGGCTCTACAAATCAATAttaattgattggttgattgatacctggaaacatggagactaaagttgggagaaagcaggagagtcctgtctgggatttatttggattggatggtgaagaagagaaaagatataaagaaactaaaattaaactaaaactaagcatttagaaaataatgaaaactaataaacactatcaaacctgctctcaaaactaattaaaactaactgaattagagaaaaatagtcaaaactaaataaaactaaactataatgaaaaatccaaactattaaaaccttggtaGGAACAGATGAAGACTGTTCATCATAAACATTCAAAGACAGTGTAGAGAATCTTTAGTACAAGGACATCTAGATCCAGATCACATTTCAGTGTCAGGTGCACATGCTTTATTATGTATGTGCATGCAGTGATAACATTTCTGTTTCTATGTCAAAGGAACTATCATACTGATGTTCTCGTTTTCTTCCAGACCCAACTTTTACAGCAGCTCAGAGGTGAACACTGAGAAGGAAACTGGTCAACGCAAAGACCTGCTTCATCCTACAGAGGATGACTCCCCACCACATCTAGCAGATGACGACCAGCCTCACGAGTCTCCACCAAAAGAGCCAGTTTGTTATTCAGTTGAAGCTGTGCTTGGACCTCAGCTCTTCAAACCTTTCCGGGGTCTCTTTACGACTCCTTCATCCGACTTTGCGTCAGGTTCTCCAAATCAAAGTGAAGCTCCGTATTCTGTCAGCGCTGTTCTCAAGTCATTTAAATCAGGGGATAGTGAAAGCTTTAGCCTCTCATGTGAACCTCCTTTTGGACAAACTGTATTATCTACACTGAAAACTGAACCCAAACAGGTCTCTGATCCTATCCTGTGttcagaaaaaaaatgtgaacctgtTCACTTTCAGGAAAAAACCTACAAGAGCCTATTATCCAAGAAAGTGAATACAAATATGTGCCCTGGTCTCACTGTGGGCTCTGGGGATAAAGAACAGTGTGGCGCTTTGGCAGAGTCTCTGAAACCAGCTCAGAGGCCTACCAGTGATGTCAAGTCACAGATGCATGTGTCAGCATCTGCAGAAATCGAAGGAGGCGTCAAAGAAGGACCTGTTAGTGAAGGAGGTTCTTCATTTAATcagagaaaagacaaaaacttCCTGTCTTTTGATGCTGCAGGCACTGCAGACTGTAACGATGAATCACTTCCTTCAAATTCTTTTACTCAGACATCCACTCCTAAACCTCACCTCTCTGACTCTAGTTCCTCCATAAAACCTTTTTGCCCCTCTTCCATTTTCAGAGAGTCTAAATGTAGAGATGTTTCCACCAGAACCACTGATGCAGAAAACTGTCTTAGTAATCTGCCCACTGAGATCCACCAAAACCCAAATCATGGTGTGAAACAACATCATCCTACTGAACTGAGCTGTAGGAATAGCAGATCCAGTAAGACCCCGACAGCGGCCTTCCGGAGCCTCTTTGCAACCCCGATCACGAGCACTTTGCAGCCTGGTCCCAGAGACCTTGACCAGTCTGGTTTCCCAGCTCCATCCGAACCTGAAGACAATCGTGATAAAAACACCACTCCAAACCCTTCTGCCACATCCTTCATCAGCCTTTTTGCTACTCCTCTTAGAGAATCAGCCACTTCTCTCCCACACCTGCAGTCTCAGTCCAGTTTTTCTAGGACTTCCTCCTGTTTTCGAGAGGCAAACCAGCGATCCGACCCCCGTGCACCCCATTCATCAGACCCCAAACTGAGATCTCCTGTTGAACCACTACCTGACAGAACCACTGCAAGGATCTCTCACCAAACCAGATCACCAAAtcctaaaaagaaaaatgaagacgGTCCAGCTGAGCTCATAATTCAGCCTAAAAGGCAGGTGGTGAATTCTGCGCATACCCTCACATCAGATTCTTGTAGTGAGACCTCCAAGAGCCGGACTCCACAGACCCAGATCCAGTTTTCATCTGACAAAGGTAAGAACAAGCCTACgaattaaagcagtgtttttcaaccttggggttggaaccccacatggggtcacctggaattcaaatggagtcacctgaaatttctagtaattgatgaaaatttttaaaaaaattagtaaaaaaatatatagtgaattgacagagacaatcccaatccataaaagacatgacaaactctgaagctgaaactgtggttctgtttatctttcaaatgttcattgtggtcgttttcagatgctgcagctctttcataattcatagtttgagttcttgtttgttcagtattaactgtcagccttgtaaatcacagctggactgactgtacatatcctgaccaaggaaaatagaattctccctttgtgcagtaatctacacctggatttactgcctccatccatacattatatagactaaatgtcctctaaaattgtttgtttggaacatagtatagcaaactattacatgattaaaaacaaattaattttagtaacaaaaaaaagtttccattttgaatgtctggggtcaccagaaatttgtgatgttaaaatggggtcacgagccaaaaaaggttgggaagcactgaaTTAAAGTGTGAAAAGTATTGGTGAAACATGTggctactgattttttttttaattcaatttgaAGAAGCAGTTCTTACAAGGTCAGTCCTGAGAAGCCTTTTCCTGCATCTGAGCCCCTATCAGCAGGATGGACCACAACAAGGCAGCATCCCTTCAGGTCTGCTGGAGTTATTGAAGTATATCTGTTTTCAACGccccatgttgttgttttttttcgacAGAATAATCATCTGATACTATTTTTGATGTCCTTCAGAAtgtgaaaagacagacaaaagcaATGCAGATTGTGTGTTTGAGGAGCAGCAAAAAAAGAATCAAAGAAAGGCTAAACGAAAAAAGAGCAAGGTAAGACATTTACTGTAGAAATGAAAAATAACGGATGTCACCACTAGAAGATAAGAGGTCGACTGTACCCAGCTGTGATGGAGAGTTGACTGTGAAACAGGATGTGGTAGAAACCTGTTTGTAGGCACATATTTCATCTAGGTGATAACTGAACACCGGCGTAACAGTTTCTGCAGGTTTTGACGACAAAAATTTAATAGGCCGAgttaaaaagaaacatgtataaatccactgtaataacaaattatagaacattatagaagtacgcataaaatacgatattgtagttaattggttatcatgataagaagatactatcatatttattgatcattgttgttacgctcggtctaggggttgctgAAACGCAACATGGTGTGaaactcccctccctccatgtcccttaacaaacaggagcaaatgaacaaaatgaccagcaaccacgcCACTGcaatatgagatatttatttacaaaaaagaaaaattaaatcaggtaagggaatcataatagtctacaaacacaaaagaaagaaaccaaaatacatcaatcttacccaacaaaaaacttaaagaaaCAGATTCCCTCCTTCTATAGCTGATTtcacaaagttctaacaaaaatgacaaaaggctggtctgcacccggggggggggggggtgtctcctGGGAGGAAGGAAGATCTGGCTTTAAATTTTCCAGTTCATCTGTGAGGCACCAAGCAGAAGCAGCCAGCACACCAacaccactcctgcagctcatcctcaatcaaCTGCTATCTGTTTGGAGGGAAagacagaacacacccacacacagaagagaacagaaaaaaactagaaaaatataacagaatcacaaatgaaacaGCCCATTACAGAATAGAAGAAAACACTAACCCTTAACAATTGTATTAGGAATAAATATctgaagtgcatataaatattacagtttatattaaaaacggttgattattgcaaatctgattgtgtatgaggtgactaaaaaagtatatgaatggtttgtatggatgttttgtgttattgtaagaaTATAccgaggaaaatgtgtgttaacaaagcaaaggaagctacgagggccgttcaataagttcatggcctcacccagaaatactggttgttataatacaggatgttacattctttcgtgatgggatagtgatgcttgaacatcgatggaccaagtgcattgctgtaaatggagattatgttgaaaaataaaatataaattatcagtctgtgttgttctgttctgggtgaggccatgaacttattgaacggccctcgtagtttgattattagtttgtaaaaagggggtgggagtcaataagtaatacttctgcccactccttttcgagcgcagaaaaactgtatttattttttttaccatgttgtatgattctttgttatctgatgattctatgtgctcgaaataaaactactgcTACTTAACTACTACTACATAAAAACAAAGGCACGATGTTAGTGTAAACACAGTGGCCTCATTCACAGCAGTGCATCCCTGAACTGTTTAAAGTGTGCAGATGAACATTTTACTCAGAAATGCACCATTCATCTATGTTCTTCATTGGGTTGTTCATACTGTGCAAACAAATGCAGCACTTCCTCAGACGAGGTGATTCCCAGTCAGAGCAGAGCCTTTCTGTGCACAGTTTGCACCAGTTTCCTCCTGGTGCTCCAGTTTTTAGAATAGCTCAATGCCTTTTACCAAGGGACTGGTGTGGGTCCCCGAGTGCATTTTACAAAATGTTGAGTTTTtgagttttcctctagttttgtCTGGCTTCTGGACACTTAGGctgtgtgtgatggctttttgtaGTTATCTGACTagagcagggattaaagttctccgtcaccacgacggatttccgtcaaatggaaaaattgagggaaaaaagtcatattgaagtaacttccccacatgtttcgcggagtccagtcggaactgcgatcctgtcctgggtctgcaggtgtttaacacacacacacacacacacacacacacacacagggggctggtaggtttaacagtgatgataataagatgacttctttatttttatgtcgggaggagagattgatgactatttctctttggaaggaaacgctgctcattctgtgcctcagaaacacatggacaagttcagctttaccgaagttcagcctcc from Sphaeramia orbicularis chromosome 1, fSphaOr1.1, whole genome shotgun sequence includes these protein-coding regions:
- the LOC115426401 gene encoding uncharacterized protein LOC115426401 isoform X10, which produces MAFSNLFASLSAVSEDVRTSCQPALKQMDKAENGQRGRGRKRKNPNEQTGSCRKRQHFSNQTAGIYNAKEGMKAEDYQRHMTNNEFKTDSFRRQVEKNNRDTPKVNNMGQKDQTKNNQYVNKQHQQKKMKRKQRNLSQQTNGRNEHRQTRQTARKGGPGGRSENIKKEFPKKRFMTQEFKEQNALEVDGRLLCQHFLWGRCIKGDLCQLEHVQGYNGLIKEVCKFYVQGFCLKGDSCPYMHKSFPCKFFHKHGRCNRGDCKFSHEPLTDVTEKLLDEAIKRSNDLIELVKKAEQESAGQSENTQGSEITETNTTADWFIQPVRPNFYSSSEVNTEKETGQRKDLLHPTEDDSPPHLADDDQPHESPPKEPVCYSVEAVLGPQLFKPFRGLFTTPSSDFASGSPNQSEAPYSVSAVLKSFKSGDSESFSLSCEPPFGQTVLSTLKTEPKQVSDPILCSEKKCEPVHFQEKTYKSLLSKKVNTNMCPGLTVGSGDKEQCGALAESLKPAQRPTSDVKSQMHVSASAEIEGGVKEGPVSEGGSSFNQRKDKNFLSFDAAGTADCNDESLPSNSFTQTSTPKPHLSDSSSSIKPFCPSSIFRESKCRDVSTRTTDAENCLSNLPTEIHQNPNHGVKQHHPTELSCRNSRSSKTPTAAFRSLFATPITSTLQPGPRDLDQSGFPAPSEPEDNRDKNTTPNPSATSFISLFATPLRESATSLPHLQSQSSFSRTSSCFREANQRSDPRAPHSSDPKLRSPVEPLPDRTTARISHQTRSPNPKKKNEDGPAELIIQPKRQVVNSAHTLTSDSCSETSKSRTPQTQIQFSSDKE
- the LOC115426401 gene encoding uncharacterized protein LOC115426401 isoform X6, with the protein product MAFSNLFASLSAVSEDVRTSCQPALKQMDKAENGQRGRGRKRKNPNEQTGSCRKRQHFSNQTAGIYNAKEGMKAEDYQRHMTNNEFKTDSFRRQVEKNNRDTPKVNNMGQKDQTKNNQYVNKQHQQKKMKRKQRNLSQQTNGRNEHRQTRQTARKGGPGGRSENIKKEFPKKRFMTQEFKEQNALEVDGRLLCQHFLWGRCIKGDLCQLEHVQGYNGLIKEVCKFYVQGFCLKGDSCPYMHKSFPCKFFHKHGRCNRGDCKFSHEPLTDVTEKLLDEAIKRSNDLIELVKKAEQESAGQSENTQGSEITETNTTADWFIQPVRPNFYSSSEVNTEKETGQRKDLLHPTEDDSPPHLADDDQPHESPPKEPVCYSVEAVLGPQLFKPFRGLFTTPSSDFASGSPNQSEAPYSVSAVLKSFKSGDSESFSLSCEPPFGQTVLSTLKTEPKQVSDPILCSEKKCEPVHFQEKTYKSLLSKKVNTNMCPGLTVGSGDKEQCGALAESLKPAQRPTSDVKSQMHVSASAEIEGGVKEGPVSEGGSSFNQRKDKNFLSFDAAGTADCNDESLPSNSFTQTSTPKPHLSDSSSSIKPFCPSSIFRESKCRDVSTRTTDAENCLSNLPTEIHQNPNHGVKQHHPTELSCRNSRSSKTPTAAFRSLFATPITSTLQPGPRDLDQSGFPAPSEPEDNRDKNTTPNPSATSFISLFATPLRESATSLPHLQSQSSFSRTSSCFREANQRSDPRAPHSSDPKLRSPVEPLPDRTTARISHQTRSPNPKKKNEDGPAELIIQPKRQVVNSAHTLTSDSCSETSKSRTPQTQIQFSSDKAVLTRSVLRSLFLHLSPYQQDGPQQGSIPSECEKTDKSNADCVFEEQQKKNQRKAKRKKSKSCTMSQSQRKNNGFTVHLG
- the LOC115426401 gene encoding uncharacterized protein LOC115426401 isoform X8, with protein sequence MAFSNLFASLSAVSEDVRTSCQPALKQMDKAENGQRGRGRKRKNPNEQTGSCRKRQHFSNQTAGIYNAKEGMKAEDYQRHMTNNEFKTDSFRRQVEKNNRDTPKVNNMGQKDQTKNNQYVNKQHQQKKMKRKQRNLSQQTNGRNEHRQTRQTARKGGPGGRSENIKKEFPKKRFMTQEFKEQNALEVDGRLLCQHFLWGRCIKGDLCQLEHVQGYNGLIKEVCKFYVQGFCLKGDSCPYMHKSFPCKFFHKHGRCNRGDCKFSHEPLTDVTEKLLDEAIKRSNDLIELVKKAEQESAGQSENTQGSEITETNTTADWFIQPVRPNFYSSSEVNTEKETGQRKDLLHPTEDDSPPHLADDDQPHESPPKEPVCYSVEAVLGPQLFKPFRGLFTTPSSDFASGSPNQSEAPYSVSAVLKSFKSGDSESFSLSCEPPFGQTVLSTLKTEPKQVSDPILCSEKKCEPVHFQEKTYKSLLSKKVNTNMCPGLTVGSGDKEQCGALAESLKPAQRPTSDVKSQMHVSASAEIEGGVKEGPVSEGGSSFNQRKDKNFLSFDAAGTADCNDESLPSNSFTQTSTPKPHLSDSSSSIKPFCPSSIFRESKCRDVSTRTTDAENCLSNLPTEIHQNPNHGVKQHHPTELSCRNSRSSKTPTAAFRSLFATPITSTLQPGPRDLDQSGFPAPSEPEDNRDKNTTPNPSATSFISLFATPLRESATSLPHLQSQSSFSRTSSCFREANQRSDPRAPHSSDPKLRSPVEPLPDRTTARISHQTRSPNPKKKNEDGPAELIIQPKRQVVNSAHTLTSDSCSETSKSRTPQTQIQFSSDKGKAVLTRSVLRSLFLHLSPYQQDGPQQGSIPSECEKTDKSNADCVFEEQQKKNQRKAKRKKSKGLLKRNMV
- the LOC115426401 gene encoding uncharacterized protein LOC115426401 isoform X7; amino-acid sequence: MAFSNLFASLSAVSEDVRTSCQPALKQMDKAENGQRGRGRKRKNPNEQTGSCRKRQHFSNQTAGIYNAKEGMKAEDYQRHMTNNEFKTDSFRRQVEKNNRDTPKVNNMGQKDQTKNNQYVNKQHQQKKMKRKQRNLSQQTNGRNEHRQTRQTARKGGPGGRSENIKKEFPKKRFMTQEFKEQNALEVDGRLLCQHFLWGRCIKGDLCQLEHVQGYNGLIKEVCKFYVQGFCLKGDSCPYMHKSFPCKFFHKHGRCNRGDCKFSHEPLTDVTEKLLDEAIKRSNDLIELVKKAEQESAGQSENTQGSEITETNTTADWFIQPVRPNFYSSSEVNTEKETGQRKDLLHPTEDDSPPHLADDDQPHESPPKEPVCYSVEAVLGPQLFKPFRGLFTTPSSDFASGSPNQSEAPYSVSAVLKSFKSGDSESFSLSCEPPFGQTVLSTLKTEPKQVSDPILCSEKKCEPVHFQEKTYKSLLSKKVNTNMCPGLTVGSGDKEQCGALAESLKPAQRPTSDVKSQMHVSASAEIEGGVKEGPVSEGGSSFNQRKDKNFLSFDAAGTADCNDESLPSNSFTQTSTPKPHLSDSSSSIKPFCPSSIFRESKCRDVSTRTTDAENCLSNLPTEIHQNPNHGVKQHHPTELSCRNSRSSKTPTAAFRSLFATPITSTLQPGPRDLDQSGFPAPSEPEDNRDKNTTPNPSATSFISLFATPLRESATSLPHLQSQSSFSRTSSCFREANQRSDPRAPHSSDPKLRSPVEPLPDRTTARISHQTRSPNPKKKNEDGPAELIIQPKRQVVNSAHTLTSDSCSETSKSRTPQTQIQFSSDKGKAVLTRSVLRSLFLHLSPYQQDGPQQGSIPSECEKTDKSNADCVFEEQQKKNQRKAKRKKSKNPSVAPPSEPQPPPQ